From one Marinobacter sp. LV10MA510-1 genomic stretch:
- a CDS encoding chemotaxis protein CheW, translated as MSAQAAPFAVLTSIALRSRQLSAGLPEQEKTAEQWNGIGFMLAGEHYVAPMGEVTEILHVPRFTQIPGVRPFLMGAANVRGRLLPLIDLDAFFELPRSATSPRQRRVLVVEKDDLFSGLVVDSVLGMQYFGAENFTPDTSGVPDRVQPFVAGGYTRNGETWNVFSAIELLGDEHFLDVAQR; from the coding sequence ATGTCTGCCCAGGCTGCCCCCTTTGCTGTTCTGACGAGCATAGCTTTACGCAGCCGCCAGTTATCAGCCGGCCTCCCAGAGCAGGAAAAAACGGCCGAACAATGGAATGGGATCGGTTTTATGCTGGCCGGTGAACACTACGTTGCGCCTATGGGCGAAGTTACCGAAATACTCCATGTCCCCCGTTTTACCCAGATACCAGGCGTGCGCCCGTTTCTGATGGGAGCGGCCAACGTGCGCGGCCGGTTATTGCCCCTGATCGATCTTGACGCTTTTTTTGAACTGCCCCGCTCCGCCACCAGCCCACGCCAACGGAGGGTTCTGGTGGTTGAAAAAGACGACCTGTTTAGCGGGTTGGTTGTTGACTCGGTTCTGGGCATGCAATATTTCGGGGCAGAGAATTTCACACCAGATACCAGCGGCGTTCCTGATCGTGTCCAACCCTTTGTTGCCGGCGGCTATACGCGCAACGGGGAAACCTGGAATGTGTTCTCGGCTATCGAGCTGCTCGGTGACGAGCACTTTCTTGACGTTGCACAGCGGTGA